The Cyclopterus lumpus isolate fCycLum1 chromosome 1, fCycLum1.pri, whole genome shotgun sequence sequence ctttttttaaccctaCTCCCCTTCTTAGTGAAAACCAAACGGTAAAAGAGCTTCCGTCGGATCCGAGGCGAGGGCAGCGGTGAAGAGACTGTGGGTCCTAAATATAGCCGAGATGGGACAGGACATCCGAGAGGACGTCTAGACGCAAACGACacagcgtgtgtctgtgtgtgtgtgtgtgttttggggagtTCAACGTGGCCTCGTTATCTCGTATTTCATGAGAAATGCCTGTGGCGAGCCGCCCCGCGATAACGCCACAAGATTGCACTAATATCAGGGCCTTGGCCCGACCTGATTGGCTGGAAGTTTTTACAAAATGCCTGGGGATTGAGACaataagaaagagagacagaggggggtgaATAGACGTGAGGAAGGAAAACATATCAGAGAGAGTGACTCATCAGAAAAGGAATGTCCCGTCGCTGCCAAAGGAACCACAGACACCGCTGCAATGATCGCTCCCTCGCCAATACTTTAAATCAccccctccctcgctctcgTCCTCTCACACAACAGCccgtctctttctcccttcCAACCAGTGGAAGCCATTGTCGTCCACCCacctacccccccacccctcccaacACTAGCAGCGCATTCTTCTCCGAAAGGGGCATCAATATTGGCCGGGCATGACACAGCCTTTCCAGCACCGTGTCCCGTCATCTTAAGTCTGGTCTCCAAAACTAATTcaattgtgtcttttttattggTAATTATGTTGTGGCAGTCGTATGAATCACATCCTCGGCACAGATGTTGACTTATTGTCGCTCCCGCCACAGGATGTGAGTTGAACGTAAGGAGGAGCGCGTCCGGTCAGGAACCCAGATCCCCATGACGACTGCGATCGTGATTCAACATTCCTGTCGCACGTCATGGACTTTCATACAATTCAGAGACAAGGGTAATTGTTACGACAGAAGGGAgagtctgtaaaaaaaaaaaagaagctaggAGCGAGGCTTGCTGCAGCGTTTTATAGAGGAGGAATAGGAGAAGGAGGGGCTACCTTACCAGAGAAGAAGAgcaccaagatggcgacggccaaaatggtGAACGCGAGGCTTCAAAAAAgccaaaccaatgggtgacgtcacggagactacgtccacttctctATACGGTCACGAACGCAGCAAGGACGGGACATAAGTCAAGACTACCAAGTCCTTCTACAGCCTCTTCCATCACATCGAGGCTTGAATGGTGTGTAACAATGGGTTTGAAagtaggggggggggcagaaaccCCTTCTGTAGCCAAGTGCAGCCAAGTGGTAAAGACAACATCGGGAGCagaaacatataaacaaaagaGCGGGAGAGAGTTTGTATACGGCTCCCTTTCGGAGCAGAAAAGCTCTGTCTGCCCTCGCCGGCTTCCTTCATCTGAATAACGTACAGGCCTGACAGCGAAGGTGGGCGAGGGCTGCCGGGAGCCGACGCGGCACACGGAGGAGGAACGCACAAACTGAGCCACAACAAGGTGATGCGGATCGAACCGGAAAAAAATACGTCAAAAAAAATGGCGAGGGAGACGAGGGACAGACGGGGGGGGCCCTGTCGCTCAGCTCCACACCCTACAGGATGAACAGGGCCTCTATGCTCCTTCTCTGTTCAAACACACCTCACGGCTGTCTGCTCCCTGCAACAacaatgcatgcacacacacacacacacacacacacactgcagcctgcCTGACAGTGGGCACAATATGCCTATTGAGAGGCATCGATGGGGGGCTGAAAgtgaagagagagatggggagagtgAGATtggcaacaacacacacataaacacacacatataacagAGATtagcaacaacacacacatacacacatacaacaacacacatataaCAACAGAGATtggcaacaacacacacataaacacactcaaacaagCCACAGTCAGGTTATCTCGGCCAGCTCGACAGCCTGGGACGAATCCACTCTCTGTTGTCCCTGAATGCATCATTCATCTGTCCAATCTGGTCGGACAACTGAACTCCCAAATATGCACATGgccgcatacacacacatacacgtacacacacatacacacacacacacacacactagtttgGTCAAGGGCGGACCGGTGGTATTGTTTCACAGGGGAAGCAGGGTGCTGATAACGGATCTCCACGCTCTTTATCTGATcgctcacacacaaatacaaacacgcacacgcacgcacacacacacacacacacacacacaagcctgtACGAACACGCACGgtttcctcatcctctctcatCAGCTGTTGTGCATGGCCCTCGACCACACACAGAGTTGAACGGGTTGGTGCTGTGAGGCAGGAAAGTCCCCAAGTCCccaacacccccccacacacacacagatgtatagCCGTGCCAAGGTAAATCCAATCTGCAGAACACTTTTGGGGCTAGCCGAGATATCGTTGTGTATTTGTGGGTGACTGACGAGCTCCACGGGGTGACGGCTTCCATTACTGCATTGCTATTTCTGTCCAGCGTCCATACACACCGTGTACATGCAAGTCTCTGTTCTGTGAATAGAGGCTACCTCAGCAGAAGAgggggatggggtgggggggcatctTGAAAGCGAGGCACTTTTTAGAACACCAAAGCTAAACAAACATGCCAGAACCGCAGCCGCTTGGCACCAAAACTCGGCCCATAAATGTCCAAGTCACTTTTTCCATGCTCGGCAACTGGTGTGTAGAAAACGCCGCAGAGTAAATAAAGAGGGAAAGAGTATTGATGTATTCAAGaaatatgtcataaaaaaagCATAAATGAGGGGGGGAAATATAAACCTTAACTGAACAGCGCAGAAGCTCTGAGCAATTACATCatgtttcaacacacacacacacacacacacacacacacacacacacactgcagagcgAGGCCAGGGATGAAGAGCAAGCCAGCGGAGCGAGGAGGCTGGACGGatagggaggcagggagggagggaagatgACAGTGCACCATTTCAACTCCGGTGGTGCGTTCAGTGACACATTCACTCTTTGCGGTCCACGCTAATACTTTTAGCAAACCAGAGTAAACCCTGTAAAGCCACCACAACCGCGGCCTGGCAAACAGCGCGCGCTGGCTGTTTACAGTCTCCGCGTGCAGCACCAAATAGGGTTGCATTCATGATGCACAATCAAGAGGTGTCACCTGGAGGGGAAGGGCCGGGAGGCggtgaggggtgggggtgagaGAGAAATCTCAGTGGCGCACTCGGAGAGAAAAAACGCAGACGGTTCCCTTGCTAATTCGTGTTATTGTCAACAACGTCGTGTGTTTCCGTGTAGGGAGACGGAAACACACGAAGTGTCTAAGTAACGTTAACGGTCCCACGCGTCCTTGCATCTTCACAACAGTTATTGTGGATAAGAAAGTAAGAAGCCTGAGAAGTACAAAATAAAGTTATCCACATCATTCTCTGGACGCCTTAAATCTCACGACATACACACGCCATTAAATGGCTCCgtgtgttttccttctttttaaacaatcaATGCGTGTTATCTCGAGGGAAACTAGCAAAGCAGGGCTGGAaacattagctagctagctagtcgCGTCCAGCCAGCACCATGCACCGACACAAGCCGCGTCGTGCCCcggggggcggggtgggggagGCTGCGTGGCCTTTAGCCCCCAGACTGTTCCACGTAAATAAAGAGAATACCCTCCTTCATGCAGCTTTTGTGTCACAATGAACCTCTTCATTACTGAAAGTATTGCTCAGCACAGAGACAAGCACGGGACAAGACACAGGACACAGCCGCGGAGCATCTCTGGAGCCTTCCAAGCAGGACCGACCGTCCTGTCAGGCTGAAACGGTTAGTCGACTCTCATCAAGTCGACTCACAGAAGATTATTGGGAATGTGTGTGGAATCAATCTACCTGAACGTGTTCTCCTCCTAATGTATCACATTTTAAGGGATTGGATGAGTTTCACTATTTTATAGAACTGAGATTGAAGTATCCGTTTCGGGTTTGGTCCGATGGCCAGTGAACACAACGCATTATGACAGCAGGTACTGTACATGAAGGTGTTTATGGTTGGACGCGTTCTGTTTGGTCCGTGAAGTAGCTAGTAGTTAGTTTATTACTTACTACTACTGACCTGCAGATAGGCCTTCCACACGAGAGAGTTTAAGAGTCGCGAGCTTTCACTAGTGTccatactccccccccccccccccccacagaatGAACCCCTCAACACAGCAGTCGATTCGTCGTTAGCTAACCTCGCCGTGGTCAACGGCTGGCCGCTCGCGGCCGTTCTCGCGGAACTGCAGTCGCATTCCGCGACACTACGTGGGAACAGCCGCAACAAGACCCCCTCCCCACCTCTACCACCGAACATtaagtacaacaacaaaaaaaggaaaacacacactgggtcCCGTTaatgcccccccgccccccgccccgccGGTGCAGCCGCCTCCCGGTCTCCTCTCCCCCACCATCCCGACTTCGCTTGCAACACAGCGGGGCCCTTCGGACGCCAAAGCAATGCGTCTCGTCGGAAGAAGACGGGGAAGTTCAACTCACGTTTCTACTCAAATTCAAGGAGGAGGCCGACTGCGACGGCAACGGCTCCCCATATTCAAGCTGAGATTCTCGGCATACCACATCGCTCACCTCCTCTCCACGGTGCGTTCGCGTCCTCCTCGCTGcgctgctgtctcttttttctctctctctctctctctctctctccctctctctcggcttgttctttttctcctccctcccagtTGCCGCTGTTCTCCGACAGGGGGAACCGGGGGACGCTGCTCCGGAAGCAAAcgctccttctttttttaaactccctTATGTACTTCATCCTCTAGTGGTGCTACAAATACATACTTTGATATTTGTAATCAAAGAGAATGGAGGACATTTGCAaacttataatatatattgatatgcTTTGGGAACTCTTAAACAGACGAGGTgattattaaatacaaaaatacagattaAGAAAACGTTATTATTCCCAATGCAGACCAGATAGATGTAGGAGCAGATAggttagaaataaataaacaatacttTACCCTGAATCagtgtgtataatatatgttCAAAATCAATAGAGCGGTTTCCTGGTATTCCAGATCAAAGCAACCCAGTAGATGTAGCTGTAAGGCTGTATTTTGAAATGCAGCCTTACATATAAAgttgtgtgtatgcgtgcataATAACTGCGATGAAGCGAAATGGGACAATAACACTGATATTATATGAACAGATgacaataaatatgacatcaaTACTTTACATATAGATATGTCGGCCGatgtataaataaacacaagagGACACCATACAGATATCTCACAGTAGCAGTAGAACAGTGGCATTGCAACGATAAGACACAATGGAGAGACAGACTTTTGCTGTTAAATAATTTTAAAGTCAGCAACAGTCAATATGATCAGACAGTAGATGGAAATAAAAAGACTTGcactgattaaaaaaagaaaatgtcccacTCTCAATGTGATACCTGACAAATCAGCTTCCAGATGAACACTGTAATCAGTTCGTAACAACTGTTATGACCCAGTTGTGTATACCTAAAAATGATCATATTAATGTAAGGAGCAAGCAGAGTATTGTGTATTAGTAATACGTCTGTGATATAGAAGCAAAATTCATATCCAATTCCCAAGATGAAATGAGCACATCTGTTCATTTTCCAGGATCCGCTGTGTACACTCAGCGATCATCAAATAAAGGAACTTAAGCTACACACATTGAGCCTAGTTTAACCGTTGGTAGTATTCAAGTCTCAAACGGCTCGACTGGATGCACAGTGTGCACTTCATGGTGAATATCTTCTttcctgaaaaaaaataaagtgcatttgtCCTGCCCTCTCCTCCCCGAAAACAAGAGGTGGGCAAGAACACTTTAAAGGCGTGCGGTATTTTTGATCACGTCCCATTCTGGAAGTGCAGATGAGAGAGGGGAATTGGTGAGGCACACACAGAAAGGAATAAGAAGCAATTGGTGCCTGcaaaggtggaggagggagagggatcAAACTAATCATACACcacttaatataataataataataataataattggcaAAACTGCATGGGCTATGTGATTTGTAATTAACCGCTTTGACGggcaaaagtaaaaaagtataGTGAACCGTTTAGAAATGTGTTGAAATCTGAAAAGGACATAGTCCAGTTTGGACAGAGGGCGAAGAGGCCTAGAACGGTGTATGTGCGTGCAAGGTGGGGCATTGACACAGGCAACCATTATgcagtgcattaaaaaaaaacacacacacacacacattacaaataaCTTTTGTTGGAATACAAAAGGAAATAAGGCCTTGTGATCAATTCTAGTGACCTCTAAAACTAACGACCAAGTTTATCTTATATAGTTTTACATTGAAGTCTCGTGGGGCCTATACGATTCATGAAAACGGGCGTTAGAGGTAGCCAGGTTTTATTTCTGACTCATACAGTAAAGGGCAGTACAGTCTAATAAAAGGGTGACACCTGGTGGTTAGTCTTTAGTACTGCATTGTCTGGTCAGACTATTGAACACATAAATGGGTTCCACTTTGTGTACCTGTTGGAAAGCAATAACCAAACACACTATTGGCTAAACAAGATGTTAGGCCTCCACGTGCAACTTCAACTTCCTATACTAATAAGAGATgccgtgtcctcctcctctctctccttcataaGCCAAGTTGTACATACTCCAATCTGCCAGGTGGCGCTGTGCTGATGTCGTCACCGGCTGTTGACCAATCATCGGTGCCCAGCAGTTTGAACGAGAAGCGGGTGCGGCGGATTCGATTCCTTCGGCATAGACATGAAAAAGCGAACATAAGATAACATAATTAATCACGGGAATGGATTAAACAGCGCATCAAGTGTTTCGGTGAGTTTCGTCGACCGGTGTTGTTGTAAGAGGCGTCCATAGAGTTAGCAAAAGCTCGAGTTACGTGGCTAAACGTGACTCGGGATGTTACAGTTTGTCTTCTCTGGGTCAGTAACGTCAGCTGAGTGCGCCTGAACGCCCCGTCGATGTAACACGAGTCTGGATTATTAGCGTCGTCACATGAAGTCGGTAGTTATGAAGACGTACGGCAAGGAGAGGCGAAAGCTGTCCGCCTGGATCTCCCCGGACGACCGCAAGAAGGCCTTCGACAGCTCGCGCTCGACAGACGGCGACTCCCCCGTCTTTGAGCCCGCTAACCCGACCAGGAAAAGGTACGTTCAGGCTCCCTTTAGTCGGGGAGGGCTTCACGGGCCTTCGGTTAACTTGCGAGTTTTAACGGCTTTCTTCAAGTCAGACTCGACCTCACCTGACCAATGGTAGACATGGCATCTGCCTTATGGCCATGTAATGTgtaacatacacatacaatgTATTTGACCGTATTTTATGACATGTATGGACTTTCGGCTAAAAGCAAGGACAACAAATGTCAACATACACCATGTACAGACAtacaaaatgaatgttaaaataGTATCTGTATAATTGGAAATGTGTAAACTGTAATAGTTGTGCAATTTGGAATATATCTTGTTTCAAACTATGAAATAGCTGATTTAGTGGTAAAGTGGATGCTTTTGTTATGGTGTCATTGCGCAGGGATTCTCCTGGCACTAGCATGGACTGATGTTAATAATCAGATTTCTTAATTTGTTAGTGTATCACAGATCTGTCGGCACATATATCAGTTGATATAGCACATGCTGTATGTCAGCAATGGACGGGTCAACTGCAACACGTCCAGCTCTGTCCTTTACTAACCACTTTGGAGGGATCCTGTTGGAAAATGTGTGAAGAATATTTGCCAATGTGTGATTatctaatacatttttttcattaacCTACTTTCTCTCATGTTGGATATCACATCATCACTGCCCCCCTAACTTAACGTGTTGATTGTTCCACTTGGCAGAGGGAGGAAGACCAGCGTTTCCAGTCGGAGAGCGACCCGTCCCGCCAAGAGGAAGGCCATGCTATGTCTGGCTGAGAAGAGCTGTGACGAGGAGAACGCGCCGTGTCCTTCCCGTCCTCAGCCTGCTCGGCAGAGCAAGACCGCCAGGTCTGTGAGAGCAAACACGGCACAATTCTCTTGGGGGATGTCGTTAATTAATCAATCTGCATTTTGTTCCAAGGAAACGGTTGTTAATTCTAGATTCTTACCGTGCCAATTACTTGGGGATCAGATTATTTTAGGCGACacgtttttacattattttgctTACAGCAGAATAGAAGAAATCATTGCATCATTAAAAGTCCTAgcgttcccttttttttttttttttccctgaccCACTTGCTCATCGTTTGGTTTGAACCCTTTCTTCATTATCAGAGTGAAGAACATCAGCGTCGCCTGTAGTCGAGCAGTGCGTCCTGCCAACAGAAGGGCCCCGTTATGTCTGAAGGATTCCACCAGCGATGAGGACGACGTCAACGGGGCCTCTCCACCCCGCCCTCAGCCCGCCCAGCAGAGCAGGACAGACAGGTCTGTGCATGAGGGTCGTCACAATACCAACATTATAATTttgatacgatacctgccataaatatcatgatatCCGATACTTACGATTCGAATTCgatacaataccacaaatacgatactggtatattcaTCCAGATCCAACAGTTTTCTTCAGTTCCTACATTACCCACCTTTCACTGTGAATACAAACGTTTTAGATCTCGGATCTAGGCCTGCTTTAATAATCTAAAATCTATATCAAATGTTAATGCCTTCGAATCAAGTTTGTCTTCAGTTCAAATGAAGAGAGATCAAAGGTAAATCCTCAACCAGTCAGTCTATTGATCCCCTCATTAATCCGCTGAAGAGTGTCGGACACCTAAAGCTGCGTTCCTACCAACTTTGGCTCtgtatgaatttaaaaaaagaaattcatttGAACCAAAATCCGTGAGTATCTGAGGTCTGTCAGTTATGAACCATTctacagtgtttttttgtttttaaattttttttaatttatttagtctGATAAgcattgaaacacattaatcTAAAGCGACCACCAAAGTTTGAATGCAGGGCTGAACGCCAGCGTAATGTCCTCCGCCATTGCTGTAACCATTAGCGTTCTTCTGTTTGTCCCCTTAGTCTTCTTTTTTCTGCGGGCCGCTTTGTAACGCGCCGCAGACGCGCTGCTGCCACCAAACTTGCCAAATCGCCGTTCTACGTATTCGACTCTTCAGACGACTTTACGTCCAGGGCCTTCGGTCCCAGGAGAATAGTTCGACCCAGGGGGAGGAGCGCCCGCCCAGCGCCTTTGGCGTCGAGTGCAGAGAACTCTCTGAACGCCGCGGGGGACGCCGGCTTCGCCGCCAAACCCTTCCGAGAGACTTCCCTCAACGAGTCGACGAATCACAGCCTCGGACCCTGCCCCAGGAAGCCCATCTTTTGCTCCACCCCCTCGGCGGGCTCCTTCAGCAAACGGCCACGCCTTAAACACCCGTCCAACAACGACCACTCCTCCAGCCCTCCATCCATGTCCGTGAGTTGCAGCGTTGTCTTGAGCACATTCCAGGAGGACGTGGATTCGCCGGGGCAGCCGGGTTCCCCGCCGCTTTCTGCAGAACCCAACGGGCGGCTTCGTTCTGAGGAGAAGCGAGGGCCAGGCCCGCATCGCCACGAAGCGCCCTCCGGTTATTCGTTTACGGAGCCCAAGAGCTCCAACAAGAGACGTCACTGCAGCGAGGAAGACGCCGGAACCAGGGATGTCGGAGGGTCGTCAAGTCTGAATCTGCTCTCGACAGACGACGGCGAAAGCAGCAGTCGTTTTGTGTCGTCAGCGGGAGGGTTGGAGTGGCTCAGGGACGCTCTGAAGGAGAGGTGTCTGGCCGAGTGCTGCGCCGTGCGGCTGGAGCGATTGGACAAGTGCGCCGTGTCGCACATCCTGCAGTCCTCAGAACCATCGTTTCGCCTCCGTTCATCTCTGAGCCACATTAAAGCCCGCCGCCGTTCAGGCTCGGTAAATAGTTTAGAGGCCTCCGAGCACGCGGCCTTGGTGACCGCCGGTCACAACGCGAACACTTCGCCGTCGGCCGAAGACTCGCGCTCGCAGCGATCCATGGAGCAGTCGGCATCGGTACTCTATGTCGACTCTACCCACCACAACGACGGCAACGTTGAGTTCATCGCGGGCGCACATTTACCAGCCGACGAGCCGATCGATGGGTCCACGCGAACACCGTCTGCTGGAGCAGCTCAGGGCCAACGTCTTCCTAAGAAATGCACAGTTCAGATCCACAAAATGGCTTTGTCCCACGCAAACATGTTCAGAAATGACAATGACACGACGGACCCAGAAGACGCCGCAGAGGGGAGGACGTTGTCGACAACCCACAGCGGTCTGGTGGCGCACACGCGCTCTGGTCGCTCAGAAGCGTCGCTCGCGACAACGCTGAAGGAGAAATGTCGAACTGCCAAAGTCCTTGTCGAGGTGAGGAGAGTCACTCCGTCACAGCTGAGGGGAATTCAGCAGCTCAAAGAAGCCACCCTCGAATCCCCCAAAGACGCACCGGGCTCTGCCGGCGACGAGGACCGGGCATCGCGCGGCCACCGGTCTGAGAGGGATGCCAACCGGCGCGCCGCGGAGAATAGACACTCGGCCGGCTCCGGAGACGAGGTCGCCGCCAAGAGCAAAAAAACGCGTGCGGCCGCGAAAGAGCCGAAGCCGAGGAGGAGCACGTCAGCCGACCGGCCCGGGACGACCAGGAAGGCGTGCGTGAGCGGCCTGAGCGTGAGCCGCTGGAAGAACCACGCCGGCGCACACGCCTTCAGGAGCAAGCCGGTGGACTGCAGCATCGACGACCTCATGTCCACGCAACACAAACAACCACGGGTGAGAACAACaatgcacacaaacgcacattaTACGTTAATTGGCGCACACTCCCACTTTTgcccacagggaccgccaaaatcgattaaaaaaaaaatgatttaaatttgattagtaaatgaaatgtattgtttcctgcTTGTACTTCAGTCCACCCAACTGTGATTGGATGTTAATTGCTTCGGTGGGGGAGAGCTGTGGCGTTGTTGACAAAGTGATCTCCCTCCCGTGTGTAGGAGTGGCTGGGCAGCGCCGTGAGTTTCTCCACCCCGCAGAAAGCCAGTCGCCTcaacctctcctctctgctggctGACCTGACGCCCAACACGCACACCTGGAGTCGACTCAAGGCCGCCCTCTCTGTTCATCGCAAGAACAAGGGTAACGCACGATCAcgttg is a genomic window containing:
- the haspin gene encoding serine/threonine-protein kinase haspin, which codes for MKSVVMKTYGKERRKLSAWISPDDRKKAFDSSRSTDGDSPVFEPANPTRKRGRKTSVSSRRATRPAKRKAMLCLAEKSCDEENAPCPSRPQPARQSKTARVKNISVACSRAVRPANRRAPLCLKDSTSDEDDVNGASPPRPQPAQQSRTDSLLFSAGRFVTRRRRAAATKLAKSPFYVFDSSDDFTSRAFGPRRIVRPRGRSARPAPLASSAENSLNAAGDAGFAAKPFRETSLNESTNHSLGPCPRKPIFCSTPSAGSFSKRPRLKHPSNNDHSSSPPSMSVSCSVVLSTFQEDVDSPGQPGSPPLSAEPNGRLRSEEKRGPGPHRHEAPSGYSFTEPKSSNKRRHCSEEDAGTRDVGGSSSLNLLSTDDGESSSRFVSSAGGLEWLRDALKERCLAECCAVRLERLDKCAVSHILQSSEPSFRLRSSLSHIKARRRSGSVNSLEASEHAALVTAGHNANTSPSAEDSRSQRSMEQSASVLYVDSTHHNDGNVEFIAGAHLPADEPIDGSTRTPSAGAAQGQRLPKKCTVQIHKMALSHANMFRNDNDTTDPEDAAEGRTLSTTHSGLVAHTRSGRSEASLATTLKEKCRTAKVLVEVRRVTPSQLRGIQQLKEATLESPKDAPGSAGDEDRASRGHRSERDANRRAAENRHSAGSGDEVAAKSKKTRAAAKEPKPRRSTSADRPGTTRKACVSGLSVSRWKNHAGAHAFRSKPVDCSIDDLMSTQHKQPREWLGSAVSFSTPQKASRLNLSSLLADLTPNTHTWSRLKAALSVHRKNKVLLTPRSSRPAVPRSSHRLDLVDISQDLFATPFRTPLPKRVRSGLLSSNSLVPCEDADLSDAEKVCAECGQPRPLPWEQCVLPQRMKQCVKIGEGTFGEVFSTTNASGDTVALKIIPVEGSEKVNGEDQKTFGEILHEIIISKELSSLKEKQRNKTPGFIGLNGLHCVQGRYPPDFLNAWDAFDQQKGSENDRPGFFKADQLFIILEFEFGGADLENSNGTLKSLMVAKSILHQVTAALAVAEQELHFEHRDLHWGNVLVKATTQKTGSFLLNGAAHSLETKGVLVRIIDYSLSRLEIDDLTVSCDISNDEELFMGRGDYQFDIYRLMRRENGNNWSSYHPHTNVLWLHYLCSKLLSMKYRGSGGRGFKAMRGELTHFHDNVLQYSSATEALRTCPMFQ